From the genome of Rarobacter incanus, one region includes:
- the purS gene encoding phosphoribosylformylglycinamidine synthase subunit PurS — protein MARVIVDVMPKPEILDPQGKAVAGALPRLGFTQFASVRQGKRFELEVTGEITDEVLLAARQAAAQVLSNPIIEDVVAVTIAEDDK, from the coding sequence GTGGCACGAGTGATCGTCGACGTCATGCCCAAACCTGAGATCCTTGACCCGCAGGGCAAGGCGGTGGCAGGTGCCCTACCGCGACTCGGTTTCACGCAGTTCGCGTCGGTGCGTCAGGGTAAGCGATTCGAACTCGAAGTGACGGGGGAAATCACGGACGAGGTCCTGCTCGCCGCCCGCCAGGCCGCCGCGCAGGTGCTGTCGAACCCGATTATCGAGGATGTCGTGGCTGTCACGATCGCGGAGGACGACAAGTGA
- a CDS encoding STAS domain-containing protein: protein MEVPGGSNMHGVDSGAAAGAGSLHILVQRDELRIVLSGEIDASLTGEFNAAMNEATSSALPVTFDLRHVTFMDSFGVAFVSKIALAAPARPRLLHVPPTVKFLLEVTSTADLVEIVE from the coding sequence GTGGAAGTTCCTGGAGGTAGCAATATGCACGGCGTGGATTCCGGCGCGGCCGCGGGGGCCGGGTCGCTCCATATCCTGGTTCAACGCGATGAGTTGCGGATAGTGCTGTCCGGCGAGATAGACGCGAGCCTCACAGGGGAATTCAATGCAGCGATGAACGAGGCCACCTCGTCCGCGCTCCCCGTCACTTTCGACCTGCGGCACGTCACCTTCATGGACTCGTTCGGCGTGGCCTTCGTTTCCAAGATCGCGTTAGCGGCTCCGGCGCGGCCGCGCCTGCTGCACGTGCCGCCCACGGTCAAGTTCCTGTTAGAGGTGACGTCCACCGCGGACCTGGTGGAAATCGTCGAATAG
- a CDS encoding STAS domain-containing protein — protein sequence MLELATSVTTTTLVIVGDLDFSVKDRFPEVAARIAGLRRSLLVIDMCRTSFVDSTGAAFLISLADAAGRRGGEAILRGCADRHLFVLETCGALDLFRVDADYACPVDSGELRLGLTPVDPTGT from the coding sequence ATGCTTGAGCTCGCGACATCCGTCACCACCACCACCCTGGTGATCGTCGGCGACCTCGACTTCTCCGTCAAGGACCGCTTCCCCGAGGTGGCCGCGCGGATAGCAGGCCTGCGCCGCTCCCTGCTCGTGATCGACATGTGCCGCACTTCGTTCGTGGACTCGACCGGAGCCGCCTTCCTCATCTCGTTGGCGGATGCGGCGGGCCGCCGCGGCGGCGAGGCGATACTGCGCGGCTGCGCCGACCGCCACCTGTTCGTCCTGGAAACCTGCGGGGCACTGGACCTGTTCCGGGTCGACGCCGATTACGCGTGCCCGGTGGACAGCGGCGAATTGCGGCTGGGCCTGACGCCGGTGGATCCCACGGGCACCTGA
- the purQ gene encoding phosphoribosylformylglycinamidine synthase subunit PurQ translates to MTAAAGARIGVITFPGTLDDRDAARAVRLAGAEAVSLWHGDDDLHSVDAVVVPGGFSYGDYLRAGAISRFAPVMRAVIDAAQGGMPVLGICNGFQILTESHLLPGSMIKNDHLHFVCREQQLLVENTSTAWTNEYAKGEIITVPLKNQDGQFVADQRTLDELEDTGRIVFRYEGVNPNGSRHNIAGITNERGNVVGLMPHPEHAVEAGFGPTAADGSRTGTDGLRFFTSAIASLVAS, encoded by the coding sequence GTGACCGCAGCGGCCGGGGCCCGCATCGGCGTCATTACGTTTCCCGGCACGCTTGACGACCGCGATGCGGCCCGCGCGGTCCGCCTCGCCGGCGCCGAGGCCGTGAGTTTGTGGCACGGCGACGACGACCTGCACTCCGTCGACGCGGTGGTGGTGCCCGGGGGTTTTAGCTACGGGGATTACCTGCGCGCCGGGGCCATTAGCCGCTTTGCGCCGGTGATGCGCGCCGTGATCGACGCGGCGCAGGGCGGGATGCCGGTGCTCGGTATCTGCAACGGGTTCCAGATACTGACCGAATCGCACCTGCTGCCCGGCTCCATGATCAAGAACGATCACCTGCATTTCGTCTGCCGCGAGCAGCAGCTACTCGTTGAAAACACCTCCACGGCGTGGACAAACGAATACGCGAAGGGCGAGATAATCACCGTTCCGCTCAAGAATCAGGACGGCCAGTTCGTCGCGGATCAGCGCACGCTCGACGAACTCGAGGACACCGGGCGCATCGTGTTTCGATACGAAGGCGTCAACCCCAACGGTTCGCGCCACAACATCGCCGGCATAACGAACGAGCGCGGCAACGTTGTCGGCTTGATGCCGCACCCCGAACACGCGGTCGAGGCGGGCTTCGGCCCGACGGCCGCGGACGGTTCGCGCACCGGCACCGACGGTTTGCGCTTCTTCACCTCGGCCATCGCCTCCTTGGTAGCGTCGTAG
- the purD gene encoding phosphoribosylamine--glycine ligase, with product MKILVLGSGAREHAIVHSLAGEQEAHELHAAPGNPGIAEHAVLHEVKADDPAAVTRLAKQLTPDLVVIGPEAPLVAGVADALREAGFDVFGPSGAAAQLEGSKAFAKEIMAGADVPTALAHVCTTIAEVADALDAFGAPYVVKDDGLAAGKGVIVTSDREAALDHARAALAARGDDGRVVIEEYLDGPEVSLFCISDGKDVVPLVAAQDFKRALDDDQGPNTGGMGAYSPLPWAPADLTEIVMDRVARPTIAAMANRGTPFAGVLYCGLALTSRGVRVVEFNARFGDPETQVVLSRLQTPLSQLLVASARGTIGQLPALQWKDQAAVTVVVAAHGYPGEVRAGDPITGTDAAARVPGVHVLHAGTALDPSGRLVSAGGRVLSVVGVGATLQEAHDAAYRGVALIDLPGSQHRSDIAAKVLG from the coding sequence GTGAAGATCCTTGTCTTGGGCTCAGGTGCCCGCGAACACGCCATCGTCCACTCGCTCGCCGGCGAACAGGAAGCCCACGAGTTGCACGCCGCGCCCGGAAACCCGGGTATTGCGGAGCACGCCGTGCTGCACGAAGTGAAGGCCGATGACCCTGCGGCGGTTACGCGGTTGGCCAAGCAGCTAACGCCGGATCTGGTCGTCATAGGCCCCGAGGCACCGTTGGTGGCGGGGGTCGCCGACGCCCTGCGCGAGGCCGGTTTCGATGTCTTTGGGCCATCCGGCGCCGCGGCGCAGCTGGAGGGCTCCAAGGCCTTCGCGAAGGAAATCATGGCCGGCGCGGATGTCCCCACGGCGCTGGCGCACGTGTGCACCACCATCGCCGAGGTGGCGGACGCGCTCGACGCATTCGGCGCTCCCTACGTCGTCAAGGACGATGGCCTGGCCGCGGGCAAGGGTGTCATTGTCACCTCCGATCGCGAGGCCGCGCTCGATCACGCGCGCGCCGCGCTCGCCGCCCGCGGGGACGATGGCCGCGTCGTCATCGAGGAATACCTGGACGGGCCCGAGGTGTCGCTGTTTTGCATCAGCGACGGCAAGGACGTCGTTCCGCTGGTCGCCGCGCAGGACTTCAAGCGCGCGCTGGACGACGACCAGGGTCCCAACACGGGGGGCATGGGGGCATACAGCCCGCTCCCGTGGGCGCCCGCCGACCTCACCGAAATCGTCATGGACCGCGTGGCACGTCCGACCATCGCCGCCATGGCGAATCGCGGAACGCCCTTTGCGGGGGTCCTCTACTGCGGGCTGGCGCTGACTTCCCGGGGCGTGCGCGTCGTGGAATTCAACGCGCGCTTCGGTGATCCGGAGACGCAGGTGGTGCTTTCCAGGCTCCAGACCCCGTTGTCGCAGCTGCTGGTGGCCTCCGCGCGCGGAACCATCGGTCAGCTCCCGGCGTTGCAGTGGAAGGACCAGGCGGCAGTGACGGTCGTTGTGGCCGCCCACGGGTACCCGGGGGAGGTCCGGGCGGGGGACCCCATCACGGGAACGGATGCGGCCGCGCGCGTCCCCGGAGTGCACGTCTTGCACGCCGGCACGGCCCTTGACCCGAGCGGCCGCTTGGTGTCGGCCGGCGGGCGCGTCTTGAGCGTGGTTGGCGTTGGCGCAACTCTGCAAGAAGCGCACGATGCCGCGTACCGGGGCGTCGCCCTCATCGATCTGCCCGGCTCCCAGCACCGATCGGACATCGCCGCGAAGGTGCTGGGCTAA
- a CDS encoding phosphoribosylaminoimidazolesuccinocarboxamide synthase — translation MDHTRGVISESNDTAPSGWTHAYSGKVRDLYVPDLELLGGAHPLGDVVLVVASDRISAYDHALSPEIADKGRVLTALSLWWFEQISDIVDNHVVSVEVSTTHADGLIPPQFAGRAMICKRLNMFPIECVVRGYLTGSGLVEYRAAQAAGLPGQVCGVELPTGLTDGSKLPAPIFTPATKAELGDHDENISLAQAAARIGEEPAARLRDLSIAVYERAEKIARSRGIIVADTKLEFGIDSATGSIVIGDEVLTPDSSRFWPADEWEPGRAQSSFDKQFVRDWLTSPDSGWDRAADGTPPALPAVVVARTRARYLEAYERLTGQPLAQ, via the coding sequence ATGGACCACACTAGAGGGGTGATCTCGGAATCGAATGACACCGCTCCGTCCGGCTGGACACACGCCTACTCGGGAAAGGTGCGCGACCTTTACGTTCCCGACCTCGAATTGTTGGGCGGCGCGCATCCGCTCGGCGATGTCGTCTTGGTCGTCGCCTCCGACCGGATCAGCGCGTACGACCACGCGCTGTCGCCCGAAATCGCGGACAAGGGACGAGTCCTGACCGCCTTGAGCCTGTGGTGGTTCGAACAGATCAGCGACATAGTCGACAACCACGTCGTATCCGTTGAGGTATCCACAACCCACGCCGATGGCCTGATCCCGCCACAGTTCGCCGGCCGCGCGATGATTTGCAAGCGCCTGAACATGTTCCCGATCGAATGCGTCGTGCGCGGGTACCTGACGGGCTCGGGCCTGGTCGAATACCGCGCCGCGCAGGCCGCGGGACTGCCGGGGCAGGTGTGCGGCGTCGAACTGCCCACCGGACTCACCGATGGCTCCAAGCTTCCCGCGCCGATCTTTACCCCGGCCACCAAGGCGGAGCTGGGCGATCACGATGAGAACATCTCCCTGGCGCAGGCGGCCGCCCGCATCGGCGAGGAGCCGGCCGCCCGGCTGCGCGACCTATCGATCGCCGTCTACGAGCGCGCGGAGAAAATCGCCCGCTCCCGCGGCATCATCGTGGCCGACACCAAACTAGAGTTCGGGATCGACTCGGCGACGGGATCGATCGTGATCGGCGACGAGGTGCTCACTCCCGACTCCTCACGCTTCTGGCCCGCCGACGAGTGGGAGCCGGGGCGCGCGCAGTCCAGCTTCGACAAACAATTCGTGCGCGATTGGCTCACCTCCCCGGATTCGGGCTGGGATCGCGCGGCCGACGGGACGCCCCCCGCGTTGCCCGCCGTCGTCGTCGCGCGGACCCGCGCGCGCTACCTTGAGGCCTACGAGCGCCTGACCGGGCAGCCCCTGGCGCAGTAG
- the fbaA gene encoding class II fructose-bisphosphate aldolase — MAIATPEVYNELIDRAREGKFAYPAVNVTSSQTLNAALQGFAEAESDGIIQVSVGGAEYASGPTIKDRIAGSRALAAYAAEVAKNYPVTVALHTDHCVEANLDSWVRPLLQLEIEEVKAGKNPTFQSHMFDGSTVPIDRNLEIAQELLELSVQARTILEIEIGVVGGEEDGHTAEINDKLYTTVEDGIKTIEALGAGEKGRYLTALTFGNVHGVYKPGAVKLRPELLKEIQDGVAKVAGKANPFDLVFHGGSGSTPEEIAEAVANGVIKMNIDTDTQYAYSRPVADHFFKNYDGVLKVDGEVGNKKAYDPRAWGKKAEDGLAKRLVEAAQQLGSAGRKL, encoded by the coding sequence ATGGCAATTGCAACCCCCGAGGTTTACAACGAACTGATCGATCGCGCACGCGAGGGCAAGTTCGCGTACCCGGCCGTGAACGTCACTTCGTCCCAGACGCTGAACGCAGCCCTGCAGGGCTTCGCGGAAGCGGAGTCGGACGGCATCATCCAGGTTTCGGTTGGTGGCGCGGAATACGCCTCCGGCCCGACCATCAAGGACCGCATTGCTGGTAGCCGCGCGCTCGCGGCCTACGCTGCCGAGGTTGCCAAGAACTACCCCGTGACCGTTGCGCTGCACACCGATCACTGCGTCGAGGCAAACTTGGACTCGTGGGTTCGCCCGCTGCTCCAGCTCGAAATCGAAGAGGTCAAGGCCGGTAAGAACCCGACCTTCCAATCTCACATGTTCGATGGCTCGACCGTGCCGATCGACCGCAACCTGGAAATCGCGCAGGAACTGCTTGAGCTCTCGGTGCAGGCCCGCACGATCCTCGAAATCGAAATCGGTGTTGTGGGTGGCGAAGAGGACGGCCACACCGCCGAAATCAATGACAAGCTCTACACCACAGTCGAAGACGGCATCAAGACCATCGAGGCGCTCGGGGCCGGCGAAAAGGGCCGTTACCTGACCGCCCTCACCTTCGGCAACGTGCACGGCGTCTACAAGCCGGGTGCGGTCAAGCTGCGCCCGGAGCTCCTCAAGGAGATCCAGGACGGCGTCGCCAAGGTCGCAGGCAAGGCGAACCCGTTCGACCTCGTCTTCCACGGCGGTTCAGGCTCGACGCCCGAGGAAATCGCGGAGGCGGTTGCCAACGGTGTTATCAAGATGAACATCGACACCGACACGCAGTACGCGTACTCGCGTCCGGTCGCCGACCACTTCTTCAAGAACTACGACGGTGTCCTGAAGGTCGACGGCGAGGTCGGTAACAAGAAGGCCTACGACCCGCGCGCATGGGGCAAGAAGGCCGAAGACGGCCTTGCCAAGCGCCTGGTGGAGGCCGCGCAGCAGCTCGGCTCCGCGGGCCGCAAGCTCTGA
- a CDS encoding ATP-binding SpoIIE family protein phosphatase, producing MSGSSPHEPEIHPAYSPDGPPAGIDRVLVAGIAELATPIAVLELRRDLLAAQAIAPPANATMPPAFGSMIVVWANRAALEDWGHDSRPVVGESLGALAPGISFLSGTWEIEAGLSSRRPVDTEVRGILEHRDSADEFAYTCTVQPLAGATARGGELWMMQLSGQGVAGAGVAAPAPATPAYAGLAPATLGADADARVIADHQSRRALAVLARISEYLIDVDRLGVLTDICGVLQEAMGGWFGFYLRVGDALEYVESLATASSEGTRAVAIRAESGLDALGDPHLPGMGTRVIEGPEITEVQDPVRALLLGKVGHNADFILQAAYMPGTVSRELAQDVGKRLPNAPGREYGNAVVYALPGRAQALGVLVAVMPGLSEETTIVGTSARVKRAAAWGTTFEDGASVLDLTARRVGMAVENAQLHRREHQVAEALQRSMLPEQIDVPGLDVWSYYAPASGHAQVGGDWFDVLQLDDSTAGIVIGDVVGHDIEAAATMGQLRSIIRAYAFELMDPAVVLARADRIAAEMRLPRPSSVVYGSLAKMRTGWKFEFARAGHLPPLVSRADGVEVLRGEGGLLVGYGRGARKSSRTKLLPGDAIVLYTDGLIERRAESLRDALEHLQQCLARTRGLDAAGIGEELLTQLRGEQEDDTALVIVRVPDAATGPAAAPQRQARRWTLPSESASIARVRHAVVAAATQWEFAGVADAELVASELAANAVLHGWGRLGLRVSMDSDGLRVEVEDSNPAPPVLTTGHANRAGGFGMRIVDRLATWGWEPSGSGKVVWAVIAHPA from the coding sequence ATGTCTGGTTCGAGCCCGCACGAACCCGAAATTCATCCGGCTTATTCGCCCGACGGACCACCCGCGGGCATCGACCGGGTACTCGTTGCGGGGATCGCGGAGCTTGCCACCCCGATTGCGGTCCTGGAATTGCGGCGCGATCTTCTCGCGGCGCAGGCGATTGCGCCGCCGGCGAACGCGACGATGCCGCCCGCGTTCGGATCGATGATCGTGGTCTGGGCGAACCGTGCCGCCCTCGAAGATTGGGGACACGATTCGCGGCCCGTCGTAGGTGAGTCGCTTGGCGCGCTGGCCCCGGGCATCTCGTTCCTGTCCGGGACGTGGGAAATCGAGGCGGGGCTAAGCTCGCGCAGGCCAGTCGACACCGAGGTGCGCGGCATCCTGGAGCATCGCGATTCAGCGGACGAGTTCGCCTACACCTGCACCGTGCAACCGCTTGCGGGCGCGACGGCGCGCGGTGGTGAACTGTGGATGATGCAGCTTTCCGGGCAGGGTGTGGCGGGTGCGGGTGTGGCCGCACCCGCACCCGCCACACCGGCCTATGCGGGCCTCGCCCCCGCAACGCTGGGGGCGGACGCCGATGCGAGGGTCATCGCGGATCACCAGTCGCGCCGCGCTCTGGCGGTTCTTGCGCGCATATCCGAGTACCTGATCGACGTCGATCGCCTCGGCGTGCTCACCGACATTTGCGGGGTCCTGCAAGAGGCCATGGGCGGCTGGTTCGGGTTCTACTTGCGCGTCGGCGACGCGCTCGAATACGTCGAATCGCTTGCAACCGCGTCGTCCGAGGGAACCCGGGCCGTCGCCATCCGGGCCGAATCGGGGCTCGACGCGCTGGGCGACCCCCACCTTCCGGGTATGGGCACCCGCGTCATAGAGGGCCCCGAGATCACCGAGGTGCAGGACCCGGTCCGCGCGCTGCTGCTCGGAAAGGTGGGACACAACGCGGACTTCATATTGCAGGCGGCCTATATGCCGGGCACGGTCTCGAGAGAGCTTGCGCAGGATGTCGGCAAGCGCCTGCCCAACGCGCCTGGCAGGGAGTATGGCAACGCCGTCGTCTACGCGCTGCCGGGGCGCGCGCAGGCGCTCGGCGTCCTGGTGGCGGTCATGCCGGGGTTGAGCGAGGAGACGACCATCGTCGGGACGTCGGCGCGCGTCAAGCGCGCGGCCGCCTGGGGCACAACGTTCGAGGACGGCGCGTCGGTGCTTGACCTCACCGCGCGCCGAGTCGGGATGGCGGTAGAAAACGCGCAGTTGCACCGCCGCGAGCACCAGGTCGCGGAGGCGCTGCAGCGCTCCATGTTGCCGGAGCAGATCGACGTCCCGGGCTTGGACGTGTGGAGCTATTACGCCCCGGCATCGGGGCACGCGCAGGTTGGCGGCGACTGGTTCGACGTCCTGCAATTGGACGATTCCACGGCGGGAATCGTCATCGGTGACGTGGTCGGGCACGACATCGAAGCGGCCGCAACCATGGGGCAGCTGCGATCTATCATCCGCGCCTACGCCTTCGAGCTCATGGATCCGGCGGTGGTGCTGGCCCGTGCCGATCGCATCGCCGCGGAGATGCGGTTGCCTCGTCCGTCCTCGGTTGTCTACGGGTCCCTTGCCAAGATGCGCACCGGCTGGAAATTTGAATTTGCGCGAGCGGGCCACCTGCCGCCGCTCGTGTCCCGCGCGGATGGAGTGGAGGTGTTGCGCGGCGAAGGCGGTCTGCTGGTTGGCTACGGCCGGGGTGCGCGCAAGTCCAGTCGCACCAAGCTTTTGCCCGGGGACGCAATCGTGTTGTACACCGACGGGCTTATCGAGCGGCGGGCGGAGTCGTTGCGCGACGCGCTTGAACACCTGCAACAGTGCCTGGCGCGCACGCGCGGCCTCGACGCGGCCGGCATCGGTGAGGAATTGCTGACCCAATTGCGCGGGGAACAAGAAGACGACACCGCGCTGGTGATCGTGCGGGTGCCTGATGCAGCCACCGGTCCGGCCGCCGCCCCCCAGCGGCAGGCGCGCCGGTGGACGCTGCCGAGCGAGTCGGCGTCGATAGCGCGGGTTCGGCACGCCGTCGTGGCGGCCGCTACGCAATGGGAGTTCGCGGGCGTGGCGGATGCCGAACTCGTCGCCTCCGAACTTGCCGCCAATGCCGTCTTGCATGGATGGGGCCGCCTTGGCCTGCGAGTTTCGATGGATTCTGACGGGCTGCGCGTCGAGGTCGAGGACTCGAATCCGGCGCCGCCGGTGCTGACGACGGGGCACGCCAACCGCGCGGGCGGGTTCGGAATGCGGATCGTGGACAGGTTGGCGACCTGGGGATGGGAACCCAGCGGCAGCGGCAAGGTGGTGTGGGCCGTGATCGCCCACCCGGCCTGA
- a CDS encoding adenylosuccinate synthase, with protein sequence MPAIVVVGAQWGDEGKGKATDQLGSSVEYVVKFNGGNNAGHTVVIDGQKYALHLLPSGILTPDVTPVIGNGVVVDLDVLFEELDGITARGVDASRLLISGSAHVIASYHRTLDKVTERFLGKRRIGTTGRGIGPAYADKINRVGLRMWDLFDEKILRAKIEGSLEQKNQLLVKVYNRRAVSVDEVTDELLQYAERLRPMVTDTAVVLNTALDEGKTVLFEAGQATMLDIDHGTYPFVTSSSATAGGACTGSGVGPTRIDRVIGIVKAYTTRVGEGPFPTELFDEWGDRLRTVGGEFGTTTGRPRRCGWYDAVIARYATQVNGLTDFVLTKLDVLSGIEQIPVCVAYDIDGVRTENLPTDQSAFHHARPIYELFPGWEGDISQARSFADLPRQARDYVVALEELSGTRISSIGVGPGREATLQRHSLVD encoded by the coding sequence ATGCCGGCGATCGTTGTCGTAGGTGCCCAGTGGGGGGACGAGGGCAAGGGTAAGGCGACGGATCAATTGGGATCCAGCGTCGAATACGTTGTCAAGTTCAACGGCGGAAACAACGCCGGGCACACCGTTGTCATAGACGGGCAGAAGTACGCGCTGCACCTGCTGCCGTCCGGCATTTTGACTCCCGATGTGACCCCCGTGATCGGCAACGGAGTCGTCGTCGACCTGGATGTCCTGTTCGAGGAATTGGACGGGATCACGGCGCGCGGCGTGGACGCATCGCGGTTGCTCATCTCCGGTTCCGCGCACGTCATCGCTTCCTACCACCGCACGCTCGACAAAGTCACCGAACGCTTCCTCGGTAAGCGCCGCATCGGCACGACGGGGCGCGGTATCGGCCCGGCCTACGCCGATAAGATCAACCGGGTCGGCCTGCGGATGTGGGACCTGTTCGATGAGAAGATCCTGCGCGCGAAGATCGAGGGGTCGCTCGAACAGAAGAACCAACTGCTGGTAAAGGTCTACAACCGTCGCGCGGTATCGGTGGACGAGGTTACCGACGAGTTGCTGCAGTACGCCGAGAGGTTGCGGCCGATGGTTACCGACACCGCGGTGGTCCTGAACACGGCACTCGATGAGGGCAAGACCGTCCTGTTCGAGGCGGGGCAGGCGACCATGCTGGATATAGACCACGGGACCTACCCGTTCGTGACCTCCTCGTCGGCGACCGCGGGGGGCGCCTGCACGGGCTCCGGCGTCGGCCCCACCCGCATTGACCGAGTCATCGGGATCGTCAAGGCCTACACCACCCGCGTTGGCGAGGGGCCGTTCCCGACGGAACTATTCGATGAGTGGGGCGACCGGCTGCGGACGGTGGGCGGTGAGTTCGGGACGACGACCGGGCGACCGCGCCGATGCGGGTGGTACGACGCGGTCATCGCGCGGTACGCCACCCAGGTCAATGGCCTCACCGACTTTGTCCTGACCAAACTCGACGTGCTATCCGGCATCGAGCAGATTCCAGTGTGCGTTGCCTACGACATCGATGGTGTGCGCACCGAGAACCTGCCGACCGATCAGTCGGCATTCCACCACGCCCGCCCCATCTACGAGTTGTTCCCCGGCTGGGAGGGCGACATCTCCCAGGCGCGTTCGTTCGCGGACCTGCCGCGCCAGGCACGCGACTACGTCGTTGCGCTTGAGGAGCTATCCGGCACGCGCATCTCGTCGATCGGGGTGGGGCCGGGGCGCGAGGCGACTTTGCAGCGCCACAGCCTCGTGGACTGA
- a CDS encoding ROK family transcriptional regulator: MSSENGLTGRQRNRAAALEYIRRAGGCSRNELMDYLGLSRGGVAHLVNSLLETHDVEIVEEDSRPIAKRGRPASKIIYKSPPALVVGIDFGHTHVTVAIADLGGRVLAERTIAYDVNKDAPGACAQARVMLDGLLYESGAGNPVIYAVAGIPISIDRRTGGMRANMRRSSWAQGRPQEIIENALGMSVRLEHDTNLGALGEMRVGSARGLTDALYIKISSGIGAGLIFDGKIYPGSSGFAGEIGHIKVPGSSELCRCGSRGCLEALAGIEPVARQLSMATRSTIDESGRIITPGHDPAAERILMEAGWTIGRLIADLANCLDPQTIILGGRLGAENETVREGVAQAMMRHAEPAIASTIPVRRASLGQRAEIVGAVTLAVDDAVVLLDSQRTAADATRDR; the protein is encoded by the coding sequence ATGAGTAGCGAAAACGGTTTGACCGGCAGGCAGCGTAATCGCGCGGCGGCGCTTGAGTACATTCGGCGTGCGGGAGGGTGCTCCCGCAACGAGCTCATGGACTATCTGGGGCTCTCTCGCGGCGGCGTGGCTCACCTGGTCAACTCGTTATTGGAGACCCACGACGTCGAGATTGTCGAGGAAGATTCGCGGCCGATAGCCAAGCGCGGCCGGCCGGCTTCCAAGATCATCTACAAGTCGCCGCCGGCGCTCGTGGTGGGAATTGACTTCGGGCACACCCATGTCACCGTCGCCATCGCCGACCTGGGCGGACGGGTTTTGGCGGAGCGGACGATCGCGTACGACGTCAATAAGGACGCGCCGGGGGCCTGCGCGCAGGCGCGAGTGATGCTCGACGGGTTGCTGTACGAATCGGGCGCGGGCAACCCCGTCATCTACGCGGTTGCCGGCATCCCCATTTCGATCGATCGGCGCACCGGCGGCATGCGTGCCAATATGCGGCGGTCGAGCTGGGCGCAGGGGCGCCCGCAAGAGATCATCGAGAATGCCCTGGGCATGAGCGTCCGGCTCGAACACGACACTAACCTCGGGGCGCTGGGGGAAATGCGGGTGGGTTCTGCCCGCGGCCTCACGGACGCCCTCTACATCAAGATATCCAGCGGAATCGGTGCGGGGCTGATCTTCGACGGGAAAATCTACCCGGGGTCCAGCGGTTTCGCCGGCGAAATTGGGCACATCAAGGTTCCCGGTTCCTCCGAATTGTGCCGCTGCGGTTCGCGGGGGTGCTTGGAGGCGCTGGCCGGCATCGAGCCGGTTGCGCGGCAGCTGTCGATGGCGACGCGATCGACGATCGATGAATCGGGCAGGATCATCACGCCTGGCCACGATCCCGCCGCCGAGCGGATCCTCATGGAGGCGGGCTGGACGATCGGCCGCCTCATCGCGGACCTGGCGAACTGCCTCGATCCGCAGACGATCATTCTCGGTGGTCGCCTCGGCGCGGAAAACGAGACCGTGCGCGAGGGGGTGGCGCAGGCGATGATGCGGCACGCCGAGCCCGCGATCGCTTCGACCATCCCGGTGCGGCGCGCAAGCCTTGGGCAGCGTGCGGAAATCGTGGGCGCGGTGACGCTGGCCGTGGACGATGCGGTGGTGCTGCTTGATTCCCAGCGCACTGCCGCCGACGCCACGCGCGACCGATAG
- a CDS encoding TrmH family RNA methyltransferase, with protein sequence MLENRPSPGAPLTAKSASGTRLQGAPTPTGAARGDARAKFDPELIAGGDTRNVVDEFRLWTVDAIRDELDARAAAALAAGQGQLQIAIENWGHDFNIGSVVRTANAMGVRHVHIVGRRRWNKRGAMVTDRYLHVHHHESIASLVGWARDFDLEVIGIDNVPGSEAMEGWAPPRSALMVFGEESQGLSDEARLAATTIRHITQFGSTRSINAGAAAAVAMYHWRQFRATGS encoded by the coding sequence ATGCTTGAAAACCGTCCGTCACCCGGTGCGCCGCTCACTGCGAAGTCGGCAAGCGGAACCCGCCTCCAGGGTGCTCCCACGCCCACGGGCGCCGCGCGCGGGGACGCGCGCGCGAAGTTCGACCCCGAACTGATCGCGGGCGGCGACACCCGGAACGTGGTAGACGAATTCCGGCTGTGGACCGTTGACGCAATCCGCGACGAACTGGACGCGCGCGCCGCGGCCGCGCTCGCGGCGGGGCAGGGGCAACTGCAAATCGCGATCGAAAACTGGGGACACGACTTCAACATCGGTTCGGTGGTGCGCACCGCGAACGCCATGGGCGTGCGCCACGTGCATATCGTCGGTCGCCGTCGCTGGAACAAGCGCGGCGCCATGGTAACCGACCGCTATTTGCACGTGCACCATCACGAATCGATCGCCTCGCTGGTGGGGTGGGCGAGGGACTTCGACCTAGAGGTGATCGGAATCGACAACGTCCCCGGCTCGGAGGCGATGGAGGGCTGGGCCCCGCCGCGATCCGCCCTCATGGTTTTTGGCGAAGAATCGCAGGGATTGAGCGACGAGGCCCGCCTCGCCGCCACGACTATCCGGCATATAACGCAGTTCGGCTCCACACGTTCGATCAACGCCGGGGCGGCCGCGGCGGTCGCGATGTACCACTGGCGGCAGTTCAGGGCCACTGGCAGCTGA